The Panicum virgatum strain AP13 chromosome 6K, P.virgatum_v5, whole genome shotgun sequence nucleotide sequence CGCCGAAACCCATTAGTTATTTGTCACCGATAAACTTCCCAGCCACCGTCTCCCACTCCCTCCCCTGCATCCCCTCGACTGGCTGGGTCCTAGGCTCCCGGCCTCCTCGCTCCTGCCGACCTCCCCTTCCCCACCTCCTGggcaccatggcgggcggcgcAGCGTGGAGGGGTTCGGCGTGGAGAGACGCAAGTGGGGCTGCGCGGGGCAGGGTGGCGCGGAGGGGTCCGGCGCGGCGCAGCAGGGCTGCGCGGGCGCGGAGGGGTCCCGCACGGCGCGGCAAGGCTGCATCGGCACGGAGGggtccggcggcgcgggcggcacgGGCGTGGCAAGCGG carries:
- the LOC120713192 gene encoding forkhead box protein E3-like, which gives rise to MPNEHTSKVWRNVCSALLDAPLATPVPPAPPDPSVPMQPCRAVRDPSAPAQPCCAAPDPSAPPCPAQPHLRLSTPNPSTLRRPPWCPGGGEGEVGRSEEAGSLGPSQSRGCRGGSGRRWLGSLSVTNN